One Dromiciops gliroides isolate mDroGli1 chromosome 3, mDroGli1.pri, whole genome shotgun sequence DNA segment encodes these proteins:
- the LOC122749433 gene encoding 60S ribosomal protein L32-like, protein MPALRLLVKPKIVKKKTKKFIRHQSDRYVKIKRNWRKPRGIDNRVRRRFKGQILMPNIGYGSNKKTKHMLPSRFRKFLVHNVKELEVLLMCNKSYCAEIAHNVSSKNRKVIVERAAQLAIKITNPNARLRSEENE, encoded by the coding sequence ATGCCTGCCCTCAGACTGCTCGTGAAGCCCAAAATAGTCAAGAAGAAGACCAAGAAGTTCATTCGTCACCAGTCAGACCGATATGTCAAGATCAAGAGAAACTGGCGTAAACCAAGAGGCATTGACAACAGAGTGCGAAGACGATTCAAGGGCCAGATCTTGATGCCCAATATTGGTTATGGAAGCAATAAGAAGACAAAACACATGTTACCTAGTAGATTCAGGAAGTTTCTGGTGCACAATGTCAAAGAGCTAGAAGTGCTTCTGATGTGCAACAAATCTTACTGTGCTGAAATTGCTCACAATGTTTCCTCGAAGAATCGGAAAGTCATAGTTGAGAGAGCAGCTCAGCTAGCCATCAAGATTACCAATCCAAACGCTAGACTGAGGagtgaagaaaatgagtaa